One genomic window of Cannabis sativa cultivar Pink pepper isolate KNU-18-1 chromosome 2, ASM2916894v1, whole genome shotgun sequence includes the following:
- the LOC115719105 gene encoding DNA damage-repair/toleration protein DRT100, producing the protein MGLGLVMIIVVAATLAAAEACPPSDRAALMAFKAALHEPHLGIFNSWTGTDCCKNWYGVSCDQGTRRVADINLRGESEDPIFERAHRTGYMTGYISPAICKLPRLSSITIADWKGITGVIPQCITALPFLRILDLIGNKIGGPIPVGIGRLRRLTVLNIADNLISGPIPASITNLSSLMHLDLRNNRISGGLPRDFHRLGMLSRALLSRNQISGTIPPSISSIYRLADLDLSLNRLEGPIPESLGKMAVLATLNLDGNMVSGNIPASLMNSAIGNLNLSRNKLEGRIPNVFGPRSYFTVLDLSYNKLTGPIPKSISSASYIGHMDLSHNHLCGPIPAGSPFDHLEASSFTYNACLCGKPLKAC; encoded by the coding sequence atgGGTTTGGGCTTAGTGATGATTATTGTGGTGGCCGCTACTTTGGCCGCCGCCGAGGCCTGTCCACCGTCGGACAGGGCCGCTCTTATGGCCTTCAAAGCCGCCCTCCACGAGCCTCATTTGGGAATCTTCAACTCCTGGACCGGAACCGACTGCTGTAAAAACTGGTATGGAGTTAGTTGTGATCAGGGAACCCGTCGGGTCGCCGATATAAATCTCCGTGGGGAGTCCGAAGACCCGATTTTCGAAAGGGCTCACCGAACCGGGTACATGACCGGTTACATTTCTCCCGCCATTTGCAAGCTTCCGCGACTCTCCAGCATCACAATCGCCGACTGGAAAGGAATCACCGGAGTCATTCCTCAATGCATAACAGCCTTGCCGTTCCTCCGAATCCTTGATCTCATTGGGAACAAGATCGGCGGTCCGATTCCTGTCGGTATCGGCAGACTCCGCCGCCTAACTGTTCTCAATATCGCTGATAATCTCATCTCCGGTCCGATCCCTGCCTCCATAACTAACCTCTCAAGCCTGATGCACCTCGATCTTAGAAACAACAGAATCTCCGGAGGTCTTCCCCGAGATTTCCACAGACTCGGAATGCTGAGTCGAGCTCTACTGAGTCGAAACCAAATCAGCGGGACGATTCCTCCTTCCATATCTTCCATATACCGTCTGGCGGATCTGGATCTCTCTCTGAACAGACTCGAAGGACCGATCCCGGAGTCGCTAGGGAAAATGGCGGTTTTGGCGACTTTGAACCTTGACGGAAATATGGTCTCCGGGAATATTCCGGCGAGTTTGATGAACTCAGCTATTGGGAACTTAAACTTGAGCAGAAATAAATTGGAGGGACGTATTCCAAATGTTTTTGGGCCAAGATCTTATTTTACGGTACTGGACTTGTCATACAATAAATTAACTGGCCCAATACCCAAATCCATATCTTCAGCTTCGTATATTGGACACATGGACTTGAGCCATAACCATCTCTGCGGCCCAATTCCAGCAGGCTCGCCGTTTGATCACCTTGAAGCGTCGTCGTTTACTTACAATGCTTGTTTATGTGGAAAGCCTTtaaaagcatgttaa
- the LOC133034535 gene encoding uncharacterized protein LOC133034535, which translates to MADPTSAPVQQQDDGSGTATSEASHQNQPRAAASVQTVSMNPAPVTTPFSSTLSQPFTMKLDRHNFPVWKTMVFTIIRGHRLEGFINGKRVCPEEFITSGTPETTDYNVIVNPDYENWLVHDQLLMGWLYGSMTEGIASEVMGCQSAYSLWTALENLFGAYSRAHTDDLRTKLQTTRKGSTSMTDYLKQKRMWADSLALAGEPYPERHLVSNVLSGLEIEYLSIVSLIEARSETSWQELQSILLSFDNRLERLTATPPAHKNLNSPSPNIAHKPTGAEAPCTQTEVEEADLAARRQLAKSVASMATLPQRCYNRYDESYMGHQPPGEPQQDKQFNALVATPQILNDDSWYVDSGASNHLTAEEGQMSNKSVYGGSSDRKVVLLQGALRDGLYRLDTSLLQDSRQTCPRSRKSQLESFAGVVTATSKSNKINVHESVLDLWHRRLGHPSNVVLSQVLKTSNVIPAINEKLLFCDACQYGKSHCLPFKNSSSRASQVLELVHTDLWGPAPINSHTNSRFYIHFVDDHSRYTWLFPLKHKSDALSAFVQFKALVENQFNRKIKALRTDWGGEFQSFTDIVTQNGIVFQHSCPHTSEQNGRAERKHRHIVEMGLTLLAQASMPLKYWTDAFHTAVHLINRLPTTVLGGKSPYEVLFSKTPDYHTLKVFGPACFPCLRSYQTHKFQYHSVKCVNLGYSQAHKGFRCVSPHGRIYITRHIIFNENEFPCKSGFFNNYKSEQVVTLDAPHSWFILPSAPPLYPINEADHGTDLISSTTPKNPQQLA; encoded by the exons ATGGCAGATCCAACCTCAGCTCCAGTTCAGCAACAAGATGATGGCTCAGGGACTGCAACTTCTGAAGCATCCCACCAGAACCAACCTCGAGCGGCTGCCTCTGTTCAGACCGTATCGATGAATCCCGCACCAGTGACTACGCCATTTAGTAGTACACTCAGTCAGCCATTTACCATGAAGCTTGACAGACACAACTTCCCTGTGTGGAAGACAATGGTTTTCACCATCATCCGCGGCCACCGACTCGAAGGATTCATTAATGGCAAAAGAGTTTGCCCAgaagaatttataacctcagGTACCCCTGAAACTACTGATTATAATGTGATTGTTAACCCTGACTATGAAAACTGGCTTGTGCATGACCAGTTGTTAATGGGGTGGCTTTACGGATCCATGACGGAGGGTATTGCGTCTGAAGTAATGGGCTGCCAGTCGGCCTACTCTCTCTGGACAGCTCTCGAAAACCTCTTTGGTGCCTACTCGAGGGCTCATACTGATGATCTCCGAACCAAACTTCAGACAACAAGGAAAGGTTCGACATCCATGACGGATTACTTAAAGCAAAAGCGAATGTGGGCTGACTCTTTGGCTCTTGCTGGAGAGCCATATCCAGAGAGGCATCTTGTCTCCAATGTTCTCTCGGGCTTGGAGATTGAATACTTGTCTATTGTCTCTCTAATAGAGGCTAGATCTGAAACTTCTTGGCAGGAACTGCAAAGTATTCTGCTGAGCTTCGACAATCGACTTGAAAGACTTACAGCAACTCCCCCCGCCCACAAAAATCTTAACTCACCGTCGCCTAATATCGCTCATAAACCAACCGGTGCAGAGGCACCCTGCACTCAAACCG AGGTCGAGGAGGCAGATTTGGCGGCTCGACGCCAACTTGCCAAGTCTGTGGCAAGTATGGCCACTCTACCGCAAAGGTGTTACAACCGGTATGATGAGAGTTACATGGGGCATCAACCACCAGGAGAACCACAGCAGGACAAACAATTTAATGCTCTTGTTGCCACACCACAAATCCTCAACGATGATAGTTGGTATGTGGACAGTGGGGCAAGTAACCATCTCACTGCTGAAGAAGGACAAATGAGCAACAAATCAGTGTATGGTG GATCGAGTGACAGGAAGGTGGTTCTCCTGCAAGGAGCTCTTAGAGATGGCTTGTATCGACTCGACACCTCTCTTCTGCAAGATTCTCGTCAAACATGTCCTCGGTCTAGAAAGTCCCAACTTGAGTCCTTTGCTGGTGTTGTTACAGCAACATCTAAGTCGAATAAAATCAATGTTCATGAGTCTGTTTTAGATCTTTGGCATAGAAGGCTTGGTCACCCTTCTAATGTTGTGTTAAGTCAAGTGTTGAAAACTTCTAATGTAATACCTGCTATCAATGAAAAATTACTGTTTTGTGATGCTTGTCAATATGGCAAATCCCATTGTTTACCTTTTAAAAACTCATCCAGTCGTGCATCTCAGGTCTTAGAGCTTGTCCATACCGATCTATGGGGTCCAGCTCCCATTAATTCTCATACCAATTCTCGGTTCTATATACACTTCGTAGACGATCATAGTCGATACACTTGGCTATTTCCCTTGAAGCACAAATCTGATGCACTTTCAGCGTTTGTGCAATTTAAGGCCTTGGTTGAGAATCAATTTAATAGGAAAATCAAGGCTCTTAGAACTGATTGGGGAGGTGAGTTTCAGTCCTTTACTGACATTGTTACTCAGAATGGGATTGTTTTTCAACATTCCTGTCCCCATACTTCTGAACAAAATGGTAGAGCGGAGCGTAAACATCGCCATATAgtggaaatgggcctcactctATTAGCTCAAGCCTCCATGCCTTTAAAATATTGGACTGATGCTTTCCACACAGCTGTACACCTCATAAACCGGCTGCCCACTACTGTTCTTGGTGGTAAGTCGCCTTACGAGGTTCTCTTCTCCAAAACACCAGATTATCACACTCTCAAAGTGTTTGGGCCAGCTTGCTTTCCTTGCCTAAGGTCATATCAGACACATAAATTCCAGTATCATTCTGTTAAGTGTGTCAACCTTGGCTATAGCCAAGCTCACAAAGGTTTTAGATGTGTCAGTCCTCATGGTCGAATATACATCACTCGACATatcatttttaatgaaaatGAATTCCCATGTAAATCTGGTTTTTTCAACAATTATAAGTCTGAACAGGTCGTTACACTAGATGCACCACACTCCTGGTTCATACTTCCTTCAGCACCTCCATTGTATCCCATTAATGAAGCAGATCATGGGACTGATCTCATATCATCCACTACACCAAAGAATCCTCAACAACTTGCGTAA
- the LOC133034534 gene encoding uncharacterized protein LOC133034534, producing the protein MKEFLDRANNFIKLEEAVRQAQTRGVWSSINVPKHRFILWQVVNDQLLTRNKMLQFRVLLDNVECPVCAEVAESIQHLFFECNLSYKVADQVQNWLGVGGWPKEFQAWKNRLVISNKNKNSRICTAVMAAMVYRLWLNRNNCVFNGFSSTITSILVLLPSAEFCL; encoded by the exons ATGAAGGAGTTCCTTGATAGAGCTAACAACTTTATCAAGTTAGAGGAAGCTGTTCGACAAGCCCAGACAAG GGGTGTGTGGAGTTCAATAAATGTCCCGAAGCATAGGTTTATCTTGTGGCAAGTTGTTAATGATCAGCTGCTAACAAGGAACAAAATGCTGCAATTTCGGGTCTTGCTGGACAATGTAGAGTGCCCGGTTTGTGCTGAAGTTGCTGAATCAATTCAGCATCTTTTCTTTGAGTGTAATCTCTCCTACAAGGTTGCAGATCAGGTGCAAAATTGGCTGGGAGTTGGGGGCTGGCCAAAGGAGTTTCAGGCTTGGAAAAACAGGTTGGTGATCAGCAACAAAAACAAGAATAGCAGAATTTGTACTGCTGTCATGGCAGCCATGGTATACAGGCTGTGGTTGAACAGAAACAACTGTGTTTTTAATGGTTTCTCGAGCACAATTACATCTATT CTGGTTTTGCTTCCTTCAGCTGAGttttgtttgtaa